The genomic region GAAGGTACCAAGGAGACATGACAAAATGCAACGGGGGTTCCTGGACTGAGCCTAAGTCAGAAAACGGACATTCGTGGAAACACATGAAATGCAAATACGACTGACAGATTAGTTAACAGTACTGTGTCGACATTAACTCTTTTGTTCCAATAACTGCACTGAGGTCATGTAAGATGGGGAGAAGCTTGGTGAAAGAtatgcagaaacttttttttttggcactatTTTTGCAAGTTCctgcaaatttaaaattatttcaaaactaaattttttgtttgtttgtttttgagacggagtcttactctgttgcccaggctggagtgcagtggccggatctcagctcactgcaagctccgcctcccaggttcacacctttctcctgcctcagcctcccaagcagctgggaccacaggcgccgccaccacgcccagctaatttttgtgtatttttagtagagacaggatttcaccgtgttagccaggatggtctccatctcctgacctggtgatctgcctgcctcggcctcccaaagtgctgggattataggtgtgggccaccatgcctggcctcaaaactaaaattatttttttaaatattcctcAGAGGAAAGGTGTCACATGTTAGAAGACAGTTAATCGATATTCAGTCAGCTGAGGtttttctgtagatgtctttttAGAGGGCAAGCACTAAAGccaaaaaaagcaaacactgtCACCAATTCCACTTTAAGTTTTTATCATTAAAGACtggcagccaggcgcggtggctcagacctgtaatcccaacactatgggaggccgaggtgggcagatcacctgaagtcaggagttcgagaccagcctgaccaacatggagaaaccctgtatctactaaaaatacaaaattaggccgggcacggtggctcaagcctgtaatcccagcactttgggaggccgagaccggcggatcacgaggtcaggagatcgagaccatcctggctaacacagtgaaaccccgtctctactaaaaaatacaaaaaactagccgggcgaagtggcgggcgcctgtagtcccagctacttgggaggctgaggcaggagaatggcgtgaacccgggaggcggagcttgcagtgagctgagatccggccactgcactccagcctgggcgacagagccagactcggtctcaaaaaaaataaataaataaataaaaacaactgcactccagcctggccaacaagagcgaaactccgtctcaaaaaaaaaaaagactggccaACACGAAATGCCAAGGCAGCGGTCCCAACATCTGCAAGAACACCTCCtctgacaagagcgaaacttcgtctcatatttttcctcctccctctcactCTCTGTAAAGATGTCCCATGAATAGCTGAAATTTTAAATGCATGAGCCACTCCAAGCCATTCATTACAGACACCAACACACACTGGTGAGGTCAGCTGCTCCCAAAGACTGGCTGGAGGAGCCACGAAAGCTGGACACATCTCACCTCGTCGTAATTGGTGTCATTTAGATCCTCATCGTCATCGTCAGCAGCCTGGTTTTTCTTCATCTGGTCCCCAACAGTTCTCTTGCCTGGGGGCGCGTGGCGATCATCCACGGGATCATTTGCATCACGGGCGGGCCCGATGTCTGACCGTGTGGTGAAGCCAGTGGCGCTGCGGGAGACCCCCAGGACACCCGGTATCTGAACAACTCTGTTCCTGTGCTCTTCTCCACCCCTGGTCATCACTTACTAACACCTCTTTTTCTAACACCTCTGGGAAACCTCCAAAGATCCTGGTGACAATGATCTGCAGTCTCAAACGCTACCGATCTTCTCTGCTTACCTGAAGGTTTTAGCCTATCCTGATGATGTTACCAAGGCAATCTCTCTCCACCCTAAGGTTTCCATCATCTCCCCCTCCACATCCAACTAGGCCCTTAAACCCAAGTTGGCCCAAACTGAGGTCCTCTTCTGTACCCACCTTATAGCTGCTCTGGGGTGTTTCAGCTGATAACAGCACTGCTGTCCCAGATGACATAATCTTTGCCTCCCTCTCCCACTTTCCCCATCCTGTCTGTCCCCAAGTACTAATGAATCCACCTTCAAAATCCCTCCTTCCCAGACTATGACTCGCATCACAGCTGGAAACCAAGGTAGCTCTCCCTGCCTTTAGCCTTCTTCTACTTCAACCCATGCTCTGCCAGATGATTCTTTCCAAAACACAGCTCTGACTAAAaaattctgggccgggcacaggggctcatgcctgtaattccaacactttgggagactgaggcaggtggatcacgaggtcaggagttcaagacccccctggccaacatggtgaaaccctgtctgtactgaaaatataaaaattagccaggtgtggtggtgggcgcctataatcccagctactcaggaggctgaggcggagaactgcttgaaccggggaggcagaggttgcagtgagctgagatcacgccatcgcactccatacagagcaagactccgtctcaaaaaataatagtaattctgAAGGGTCATGGTCTTTCTAATACATCCAGGAGCTGCAGCCTGACGCTCAAAGCCTCTCCAACTTCCTGAGCTCTTTTCTATTGGTTGCACATTCCACTCACACTGGACTCCCTCCTGTTCTCTGGGCTTCCTCCctacctcatttttttctgaactccTGCACACAGAATGTCAGTTTCTCTTTTATCGCTACCACGTTTCTGCAGCCCTAAGTCCAGCTCTCCTACTAAACTTGACTCCAATGCTACTCTCCATTAAGCATTGGGTTCTAAATCTGGTCTTCTTTACGTGCTTATTTATGCTAATACCAAACCCTCCTTAGTGAGCTTCTGGTCCTCTGATGATGCTGTCACTATCGGAGCTTTGTGTGTGCCCCACAGATTCTAATATAATACCACCACCAAGAAAAACCCAGTAGTTTTCCTCATCAAATGAATAGCCAAATAGGGTAATAACGACTGCTCACTTATCCAGCAACGTATGGTGGTCATCTGTGTTGCAGGCAAGGAGGACCCAGGCACGCTTaaggcggggcggggcggggggtgtGTCAGCCTGACCTGGGGAAGGTGGTCGCGTGTTTCCACTACACATCAGATTCCTCTACACCTCACTGCAGACTGCATACATCATTCCCCATCTTACAGACCAAAACACTGGGCTGAGAGCCAACATGTCCCATCTAGGCGGCAGGCAGGGTGCACACACTTATGTCCTGACCCCAAAGCCCGTTGCTTCCTGCAGGGATTAAGCCGATCCACCAAGCGTCTTTTAGACAGCGCGGCCACAGACCCCCGCCCCCAAACACGCGCACTGCGCTCCGCTAGCCGGGTCCCCGCCCCTGGCGCGCCGCTCCAGGCCTCACCCCCGGCCCAGCCCCGGCACGTAGCCGAGCGGAGCGGGCATCCCCAGGAACGGCTTCTTCTTCTTGTTCATGGCGGCGGCGACGACCAAGGCTAGGAAGCAACGGAATGAGGCAGCGGAAGAGGGGAAGCAGCAGAGACTCCAGGCTTCGACGTCCGAGGCGCTCCGCAGGAAGGTGTCGCGAACGTCGCGTCACCCGCGCCCCGGAAGCAGAGCCCTCAGTCCGCACACGCCCCGCCCCCTTTTTTACTCCCCGGGCGGAAGCCCCGACGTGCCGGTTCGACGACTTCCGGCCGCGGCTAAGGGGCGGAGACGTGGCAGGCGCGTGCGCGGGAGCGCCTCCTCGTGGCGAGGCGGGGAGAGCCAGGCCGAGCCTGCACTGGGACCCTAACAGGCCCCGGGGGGCCAAAAATAGCCTGAGGCATCGCTCCTTCCCGAGTGCTCTCATGCATTCCCGAGGAGACCTGTCTGTGCCAATAGGACCCGTGGTCCCCTCCCTCTGAACCAGCCCAGCTGCCCGCCCTCGCCCCGGGTGGGCCCTGATCACTTCCAAGCAGAGCTGTACCCTGTCCAGTTGTGCAGAGCTTGTGTGTACTGGTTATGGGCACACCTGTCCGTGTGCGTCCTGGGCGCACACTGCTGCCCTAAGCTTTCAGCactcatattcttttttgttgttgttgttgttgttgttgagacggtgtctcgctctgttgcccaggctggagtgcagtggcgcaatctcggctcactgcaagctccgcctcccgggttcacgccattctccagcctcagcctccggagtagctgggactacaggcgcccgtcaccacacccgggtaattttttgtgtttttagtagagacggggtttcaccattcacaggatggtctcgatctcctgacctcgtgatccgcctgcctcgacctcccaaagtgctgggattacaggcctgagccaccgcgcctggcctagcaCTCATATTCTTGAACCTCCATTCATGCATCTGTCCCTCCAGTGGGACTAGAGACCCCACCCACGCCCACCAACATGCCTTGGACATTCTGGTGAGAGCCACATCCTCAGCTCCTGGAGAGCTAATTGAAATAAACAACCGTAGTTGACCTGTAGGGAACACGTCAGCACATGAACACGGCTGTCAAGCATGTGAGTGAATTCTATGTGTGCGATTAGTGGTGTATGATTAGTGTGTGTGATTAGTGGGGTGTGTGATTAGTGTGTGTATGATTAGTGTGTGTGATTAGTGTGTGTGACTAGTGTGTGCGATTAGTGTGTGTATGATTAGTGTGTGCGATTAGTGTGTATGATTAGTGTGTGTGATTAGTGTGTGTGATTAGTGGTGTATGATTAGTGTGTGTGATTAGTGTATGTGATTAGTGTGTGTGATTAGTGGTGTATGATTAGTGTGTGTGATTAGTGTGTGTGATTAGTGGTGTATGATtagtgtgtgtgattgtgtgatTAGTGTGTGTGATTAGTGTGTGTGATTAGCGGTGTATGATTAGTGTGTGTGATTAGTGTGTGTGATTAGTGTGTGTGATTAGCGGTGTATGATTAGTGTGTGTGATTAGTGGTGTATGATTAGTGTGTGTGATTAGTGGGGTGTGTGCACACCGAGGTCACGTGTGCTCGTGTTCTGGGTGCACGTGCATGACTGTACTCTGTGCATGCATTTCTACATGTCTGTGTGCATCTCTGCTCCTTCTGCTGTAAGACATCTTCCAGAGCCCCTACATACACCCAGGGAGAGCAcccaggctcctgggcagagCAAGCCGAATAGCTGGTTGCAAGCCTGgcctgccactgcaccaggcAACCACAgttccccagcccagccccatccCAGCACTTCTCACTGGAGTCCTGGAGCAAACACACCGCTCCGGCCTGTTACAACCTCCTTGGAGTTCCTCTCTGCCCCATCTCCAGGCAAGCCCCTTTCAGTTACAGAGCACTGTACCGCCCCCTCTCCCCCGGGCACTGAGCCAGGTTCTGGGGCTGCAGGGGGAAGGGAGAACCACCCTGATGTTCACAGTGGGGTGGGCGGTAAGCAAGAGTCAAGCTGGTTTCTCCGGGGAAGCGGGTGCCCATTTGAGAGAGAGTAAAGAGGTAGGAGACCAGGGAAGTGTGTGGGAGGGGTTGATCTGCCCCTTGTCCTGGCTCTGGTGGGTAGAAGGCCCCCGTAAGATGCTCCTCAGCCCACCCCCACGCACAGAGGGGCCCGACCTCAGAGGACCCCCGGCAGGTGCACGGGGACTCTTCTCCGCGGAGTCGTGCCCAGGGGCGCACGGACGCCCCTCGCTCTGGCGGACAGCCTTGGCGCACGCAGGCCCGCGCGCCGCCGACACACCTCGGAGCTCCCGGAGCGCGCCCGGCACACAGGGCTCGGCGGCAGGTGCCTCGCCGCGCACACTCGCGGGCCGCGGGGACCGGCTCGGGCGCGGGGCCggctggggcggggcggggcggcggcGCGCGTTCCCCGCCGGCCACACCGGCCGCCCTGCACTCGGCGAGGGGCGTGTGCGCGGGCCTGGCACCCGCGGGCCCCATGTTCACCGAGCTGAGGTCCAAGCTGAGCCCCCCGCGTGGCCGCGCCGGGGCCGTGCGCGCGGGCTTCGGGGAGCGCCGGGATGTGGACGGTGAGCGGGGCTGGACCCGGGCGCGGGGATTTCGCGGGCGGGGGTCTCAGGGACCCAGAGGCACGGTGGGGGGGCGGGACCCGGCGGGTGtcgagcggcggcggcggcggctggggGTATTCGGCGGATGTCTCGGCTTAACGGGGTTCCGTGGCCTTTGTCCTGCTTTCGGGGGCAGCCAGCCTCAGGCCTTGGGGGTCAGGGCGCCCTTGGCTTGGGGTGAGGGGGTGACAAGCCGGGGCGCCTGTGTTCAGGTTGGCACTACGCTCGGGTCACCTTTTCCTGCGCGCGGAGAAAACCCTCCGCAGCCTTTGCAGTGGGGCCGAGAGGGGGCCGAGGTCACATCCCGCCTCGGTGCCCCCGCCCCATTTCCTTCTGGAATCCTGACGTTGAGGCGGGAGGGACCGGACCGACAGACCGCGGGAAGGACGGAACTCCCTCCGGGAGTGCGGGCAGGAAATGGGCGGAGCCTGCTTGGCCTGGGCAGGTGCAGTGTGAGCGGAGGAGTCCGACGGGTTCCCCCGGCTGCCGCGCGCTTCTGCACCAGCCCCGCCGCTGCAGGCCCTGCAAAGCCCGGAGACCACGGTGCCTGTCCGCTGGAAGGCGCAGCCTTAGAATAAATCTTTTCCCACAGCAGTAGGGGCTACCTCGGGGCGGTGGCCCACTGACCACACCCTCTGCTGACCCTAGACCTCAAATCTGGAGTCACCAGGGGTCCTGTTCCTGAAAGTTGCAAGAATGGGGGAGGAAGGTGTTAAGTCTCTTAAGTCTTACAGGGGTGGGAGGACCGGGGAGTAGGATGTGGTTTTCCCCCAATAATCAGACCTCCTAGACACATCCTCAACCCCTGCCCTGGGTGTGGAGTGGGTGGCTGAGTCTGGAGCCGGGAGGGTCTGTCACTCTAGGGTGGATGGGGTGAGGGCCCTAGCATGGGAACCTCACCTGCCCTGCTGAAGTCCTGGGTGCTGTAAAGACAGGGGCAGGCCTTCTGTCTCCCCACAGGCTCTGTTCACTTGCAGACACCATACAgagccttcattcattcattcattcacaatgAACGTGGGGTGCCCCTGTGTAACAGACGTGGATCAAGACACCTGCCTCCCGAGACTCAGGTCAGCAGAGATGATGATAAAGCTCAGATGAGATGCTTTAATGCAGTTACTGCAGGAAGAGGGAGCACAGAGCATCACCGTGGGTCCCCAAGCAATGGCTGCACCCCACATACCTGTGCTGACCTGCCCATATCCAGTGGGTACCCACCATTCATACGGCCGCTGTTTTCCCAGGCCTGCAGGCCCTGTGGGAGGCAGCACGGCTGGAGAGCCCAGCGCGTGTTTGCGGAGTGAGGCCTGCTTGTGGGTTGGCCCAGAGTTCAGGCTGTCAATGAGTCATAACCAGTAAGTCGGGCCCCAACGCCAGATAGGGCTGTGTGAACTGGGTTTCTTCAATGGCGACGGGCAAGCAGCATCCTCAGCCCGGTTTCCCCAGCACAGACGACCTCCCCAGACTCGGGAGCTGCCTTTCCTCACAGCAGGCTGTGTGTGCACTTCCTGGTCTGGTGTGGTGTGTGCAAGGCTTGTGGGCCAGCCCAAGGCAAGGGTGAGGTCAGGGCTGTCCCAGGACAGCTCCTCCTGCCATATCTGAGGTCCCTTCCCTTGTGGGCACATCCTCTGATCTAAGCAGAATCCATTCTGCTCCCCAGAGTGAGGGCTGTAGACTTGCAAGAGGAAAGGCGTTCCCAGTTCTTCTCTTTTCGTGCTGGGTGAGGTCCTCAAAACGGGTCCTGCACACTTCCTTCTGCCTTTGGAGGCCTGGGAACCCCTCACTGGCGAAGTGATTTCCCACGCTAGTGTAGAGGAGATGGGGCAGGGAGCTAGCTCTCAAGTAGAGGAAGCCTCTGGTTCTGCCCTTGACTGCCCTGACcaggcacccacacacacagccacTGCACACTTCAGCTTCTGCCAGACCCTCCTGGAGCACACGGTGTCAGCTGAGAGCATCCCCTGCCACTTGCCTGGGACACCTGGCACCAGTCTCACATGGCATGACTCCCGCAGCCAGAGGGCGGCCAGCAGCAGGCCAATCAAGCTCCTGCAGCAGCCCGGCACAGAGACCCCCCAGGTACCCACCCCCTCCACCCACCTCCatccctgccctccctctccaCCACTCTCATTTTGGCTGCCACGCCCCTCCCCTGCAGGGCCGGCTGTACTCTGATCACTATGGCATGTACCACACAAGCCCCTCGCTGGGCGGCCTGACCCGGCCCGTGGTCCTGTGGAGTCAGCAGGATGTCTGCAAGTGGCTCAAGAAGCACTGTCCCCACAACTACCTCGTCTACGTGGAGGCCTTCTCCCAGCATGCCATCACCGGTACAGTGGGGCTGAGGGTGCTGTGGGAGTGGGGCTACCTGCCTCAGAGCATCTCCTCCCCACACTCAGCCTGCCTTTCTCTTGCTATTGTTTTCGTCTGTCTAGTTTCTTCTGTGAATCCACCTTCCCTCTGGTCTTCATCTCTGCAGAATCTGTTTTTTTTATCTCTTCgcctttctttctgtgtctcttcccATCTCTCCGTGCTGTCTTCATCTGGCTTTTCTCTTCCGTCCCTGCCTTTTGCTCTTCATCCTTTCCCTCTGCCTGTCTCCCTCTGAGTTTATCTGTTTCACtgattctctttctccctctgagTCTCGTTGTaccctgcttcctctctctctcctccctctttctctttcagtcCCTGCCTGTGCCTTCACTcagtttgttgtttgtttgtttctgagaaggagtctcgctctgttgtccaggctgaagtgcaatggcacaatctcggctgactgcaacctctgcctcccaggttcaagtgatcctcctgcctcagcctcctgagtagctgggactacaggcgctcaccaccaagcccagctaatttttatatttttagtagaaatggggtttcaccatgttgtccaggctggtcttgaactcctgacctcaagtgatctgccctcctcagcctcccaaagtgctgggattacaggcgtgagccacggcaccagcCTTGCCTTGGCTCTTGATGCCTCTGTTGGCCTCAGCTcagcccctcttccctctccccaggcCGGGCACTGCTGCGGCTGAATGCGGAGAAGCTGCAGCGGATGGGGCTGGCCCAGGAGGCCCAGAGGCAGGAGGTGCTGCAGCAGGTGCTCCGCCTGCAGGTGCGTGAGGAGGGGCGGAGCCTGCAGCTGCTCAGCCAAGGTCAGTGTGAGGTGCCAGAGAGGCCTGGGGGCTGATGGAGAAGCCCCTCTGAGTGCGGGGTGGGATGACCTCAGGAGGGTGGCTGTGAGCCCCAATAAGGGCCCTAATGCAGATGATGCCAAAGACCCCCCCCCATCCTCACCCTCTTCCACCCCACAGCTTCCTTTGGGAAAATGTCCTAGCTGCTGCTGAGGCTTGAACCCAGACCCCAGCACTGTGACGGGAGTCCACGGCTAGGGAGGAGGCAGAACTGGCCCCGCAGCCCCTCTTGGACCCTGCAGGATGCCGGGGCGGTCAGGCTGGCCCAACGGACAGACAGGACCAGGATCACCACCTCCCGGCGCCTCTGGTTGGACATTCCAGGTCATGCCCTGGGGCTGGGTGGGTAGGGGCTGCTTGAGTGTGGCCCCACCTCCTGGGACCTGAGCCCAAGCCCTCCCCTGGTGCTGCTGGCAGCATGTGGGGCAGCTGCCTGGAGCCAGAGCCGGTTTGGATGTCCCCCCAGACTCCCAGGGAGTCTGTTTATTTACATTCCGCTCTCCACGTGATGTCCGTCCCCCATCGCCTGCTGAGTCATCTGTCTGTCCACCCACCCAGCCCAGTTCTAGGCAGTTCCCCAGCACCTCCAGGTTGGCCCACACAGGTGCCATAAGTTGCCTTGGCTCCCTGTGGCTTGTGCCCATGCCCCTGCCGGAGCCCAGCAGGCCCACCCATCATCTAGAGCACCTGCCCAGCAGCACCATGTCAGGCACTTTCATCATTATTTATACATCCTCACCACACCCCCTCTATTCATGAGAAGAAAGCTGAGAAAGGCCCAGATTGACCAAGCACCAGAGACAAAATGTGGCACAACAAGGACCTCGGCACTGTCCAGGTGGCTCTGTGCCCAGGGCCCAGGCTCAGCAGTGCTCCCTGCCCTATCTTTGGGAAAATCTTGCTTTTACGGTGGTCCCCACTCCTGCCCTCAAGAACAAGGGCCTTGTGCGTGGGCTTTCCCATTGCCGCTTTCCCAAGAAAGCCTGTGAGGATTCAGGGGAGAGGCCTCCCCAGGGCCGCTTCCCCTACACCCGCCCAGAGACCCGAGCAACCCCTCTCTGGGTGGTTCAGGGCTGGTGCTGCCTGGCGGAAGGACAGTGAGGGCAGCCCTGGCCAGCCCCGCCCTCTTGTGCCTCTGCCCTCTCCCGATCCCCTCGGGGCTTCTGAAAATCTCAGGGACAGATGAGGCTGAGCCCCCAGTTCCCTCTGTGTGCTTTGAGCCTCCAGACTCAAGGCTGGTCACTGCGGGTCCCAGGTAGAATTTGGACAACTGGCCTGGCCGCTCCCCTCCCGTAAGCCCCCAACAAGGGGAGACCCTCATCCCTGCCCCTGTGTGGCTGCCCAAGTATTCTGCCTGCCTCCCACCATCAGCCCTCACCCGGGATGCCCGTCCgcctctgctcccctccctcctcctctgtcttgCCCTGGCTCACGCACGCCTGTCTCGTCTTCCTTGTTTTGTGCTCACTTTTTTATACTctgacaaaaaaataataataataatcagaaataaaGCTGGTTCCCAAGTGCTGGCCATGCTGCGTCTGCGAGAGGGCGTCCGGGCAGCCGCGGCCACGAGGGGGCAGTGGCGTCGCGCCCCGGAGAGGCGTCCGGGCAACCGCAGCGCAGAGGCTGGAAACAGGGCTCAAGCCACACCCGCGCGCGGCCCCCAGTGCTGGACACGACGCCCGGCACGCTGGAAGGGACAGCCCAGACAGCGCGTGAGGGTCCTGCGGCTGCCATGACAGAGGACCACCGAGGGGTGCTGAGAACAGCAGACActcattctctcacagttctggaggccgcaGTCCAAAATCCAGCCCCCCCCGGGGCCTCCTGGGGAGACTCCTCGCCTCTCCAGCTTCCAGTAGCTGCCGGGAGAACTCGGGCTCATGGGCATTACCCGTCTCCACCTCTGTAATCAGATcacctcctcttctgtctctcaaatctacctctgtctccctcttataaggatgcTTGGGCTTAGGGCCACCTGGGTAATACAGGATAATCTCCTCATCGCAAGATCTTTAACCACATCTGCAAATACCCTTTCCCAGTAAGATTCCATTCACACGTTCAGGGATAACACATGaacatctggccaggcacggtggcccatgcctgcaatcccagcactgtgggagaccaaggcaggagtgtcgctggaggccaggagttcaagaccagcctgtgcagcatagcaagaccccatctctacaaaaaactttggaaactagccaggcatggtggcgcacacctgtagtcccagctacttggtaggctgaggcaggaggattccctgagtccaggagttcaaggcacaATGAGCTCTGACcacacaactgtactccagcctgggcaacagagcaagaccctgtctcaaacacacacagatCACAGCACacaccctgacacacacacacacacacacacacacagcaatcAGACACATAAGAACTCAGaggttggccaggcgcggtagctcacgcctgtaatcccagcactttgggaggccaaggcaggtggatcacgaggtcaggagatcgagaccatcctggctaacacggtgaaaccctgtctctactaaaaatacaaaaaattagccgggcgtggtggtgggcgcctgtagtcccagctactcgggaggctgaggcaggagaatggcgtgaacttgggaggcggagcttgcagtgagccgatatcatgccactgcactccagcctgggcgacagagcgagactctgtctcaaaaaaaaaaaaaaaaaaaaaaagaaaactcagaggccaccacacacagacactcatACACAGAGATGCAATGACACTGACACCAGCAAACACCAACAAACAGAAACACGTGCATGGAGTTGgccagacacacagacacaaaggtATATAACAGCATGCCCCCATACAAAGATGTCAttacacaaatacacaaatactag from Macaca thibetana thibetana isolate TM-01 chromosome 10, ASM2454274v1, whole genome shotgun sequence harbors:
- the SAMD10 gene encoding sterile alpha motif domain-containing protein 10 isoform X1 produces the protein MFTELRSKLSPPRGRAGAVRAGFGERRDVDATAHFSFCQTLLEHTVSAESIPCHLPGTPGTSLTWHDSRSQRAASSRPIKLLQQPGTETPQGRLYSDHYGMYHTSPSLGGLTRPVVLWSQQDVCKWLKKHCPHNYLVYVEAFSQHAITGRALLRLNAEKLQRMGLAQEAQRQEVLQQVLRLQVREEGRSLQLLSQASFGKMS
- the SAMD10 gene encoding sterile alpha motif domain-containing protein 10 isoform X2, translating into MNVGCPCVTDVDQDTCLPRLSFCQTLLEHTVSAESIPCHLPGTPGTSLTWHDSRSQRAASSRPIKLLQQPGTETPQGRLYSDHYGMYHTSPSLGGLTRPVVLWSQQDVCKWLKKHCPHNYLVYVEAFSQHAITGRALLRLNAEKLQRMGLAQEAQRQEVLQQVLRLQVREEGRSLQLLSQASFGKMS